The Bacteroidales bacterium sequence GAGATGAGGTGTAATCACTGAACCGATAGGGCCGGTATAGGTTGCATTGTAAGTGTAACCGCCAATGTTTTTGTAAACCGGGCAGGCATTCAGGCAGGCGCCACATCGAATGCACGATAAAGCCCGACGCTGTTCTTTGTGTCTTAGTATTTCGGTTCGTCCATTATCGAGTAAAACAACATACATTTCCAAAGGACCATCAATTTCACCTGTTTGGCGTGGCCCGGATATGATGGAATTGTAAACGGTCATATTTTGGCCTGTACCGTGCGTAGCTAAAAGTGGCCAAAACAAATCAAGATCGCGGATTGAAGGAATAATTCTTTCGATACCGGCAACAGCAATGTGAATCCTGGGCATCGAAAATGACAAAACACCATTTCCCTCATTCTCAGTGAGGGCTATGGATCCGGTGTCGGCTATCAGGAAGTTGGCGCCTGTGATGCCAACATCAGCTTTGAAAAATTTTTCACGCAATTTTTCCCTCACATAGCTGGTAATTTGCTCTGGCGCCCAATCTTCCGGCGTACCAAATTTTTCGTGAAACAATGCTGAAACCTCCTCCTTCGATTTGTGCATGGCCGGGGTTACGATG is a genomic window containing:
- a CDS encoding lactate utilization protein, with translation IVTPAMHKSKEEVSALFHEKFGTPEDWAPEQITSYVREKLREKFFKADVGITGANFLIADTGSIALTENEGNGVLSFSMPRIHIAVAGIERIIPSIRDLDLFWPLLATHGTGQNMTVYNSIISGPRQTGEIDGPLEMYVVLLDNGRTEILRHKEQRRALSCIRCGACLNACPVYKNIGGYTYNATYTGPIGSVITPHLKGMKDYKHLSFASSLCGRCTEVCPVKINLHELLLVNRNESVKLGFTKKSERFAQKWAKKAMKKRKMMDAGGGKLKNVAMRMLMKKVWGPRRTLPVFTSKTFKQMWEEQRGENKKDQ